From the Lepisosteus oculatus isolate fLepOcu1 chromosome 1, fLepOcu1.hap2, whole genome shotgun sequence genome, one window contains:
- the smim18 gene encoding small integral membrane protein 18 — MSSLNSSQPWHPPGRSGDLSLQVQEIYPFHDGWNTACFVILLLFILTVVSLAALAFLYELLDCGCCAKGKTERELREQPGPLSAMMRSVRQRRVEVV; from the coding sequence ATGAGCAGCCTGAACAGCAGCCAGCCCTGGCACCCGCCCGGCCGCTCGGGAGACCTGTCCCTGCAGGTGCAGGAGATATACCCCTTCCACGACGGCTGGAACACCGCTTGCTTCGTCATCCTGCTGCTCTTCATCCTCACCGTGGTCTCCCTGGCCGCGCTGGCCTTCCTGTACGAGCTGCTGGACTGCGGCTGCTGCGCCAAGGGCAAGACGGAGAGGGAGCTGAGGGAGCAGCCGGGGCCCCTGAGCGCCATGATGCGCAGCGTGCGCCAGCGGCGGGTGGAAGTGGTGTAG